A portion of the Paenibacillus hamazuiensis genome contains these proteins:
- the lysA gene encoding diaminopimelate decarboxylase: protein MYMHGTSKINDKGHLEIGGCDAVDLAKTFGTPLYVMDEALIRRRCREFVDAFRTSGLKFEVAYASKAFCTMAMCRIVEEEGMSLDVVSDGELHTALQAGFPAERIHFHGNNKTPHEIEMALDAKIGCFVVDNFVELHMLNALAGEKRVKAKMLFRITPGVEAHTHEFISTGQIDSKFGFDMGNGAAYRAVEEALKLEHVELLGVHSHIGSQIFEVAGFQAAAEKVVAFAAKVRDELNVTFKVINLGGGFGIRYVEGDTPLPVSDYVGAIVSSVKTEFGRFGYPVPEIWIEPGRSIVGDAGTTLYTVGTFKDIPGVRKYVSVDGGMTDNPRPALYQAQYEGMLANRAGDANEEVVSIAGKCCESGDMLIWDIELPRVSSGDILAVACTGAYNYAMASNYNRIRRPAVVFVKDGQADVVVKRESYDDIVGNDVIPDRMKQVVKSVQQA from the coding sequence ATGTACATGCACGGTACGAGCAAAATTAACGATAAAGGCCATTTGGAAATCGGCGGCTGCGATGCGGTCGATTTGGCGAAAACGTTCGGCACGCCGCTGTACGTGATGGACGAAGCGCTCATCCGCCGCCGCTGCCGCGAATTCGTGGACGCGTTCCGGACATCGGGATTGAAATTCGAAGTCGCATACGCGAGCAAAGCGTTTTGCACGATGGCGATGTGCCGGATCGTCGAGGAAGAGGGCATGTCGCTGGACGTCGTGTCCGACGGCGAGCTGCATACGGCGCTGCAGGCCGGATTTCCGGCGGAGCGCATTCATTTTCACGGCAACAACAAGACGCCTCACGAGATCGAGATGGCGCTCGATGCGAAGATCGGCTGCTTCGTCGTCGACAACTTCGTGGAGCTGCATATGCTGAATGCGCTGGCCGGGGAGAAGCGGGTCAAAGCCAAAATGCTGTTCCGCATTACGCCGGGCGTCGAAGCGCATACGCATGAATTCATTTCGACCGGACAGATCGATTCGAAATTCGGATTCGACATGGGGAACGGGGCGGCTTACCGCGCCGTGGAGGAAGCTTTGAAGCTTGAGCATGTGGAGCTGCTCGGCGTGCATTCCCATATCGGCTCGCAAATTTTCGAGGTAGCCGGCTTCCAGGCCGCGGCGGAGAAAGTCGTTGCTTTTGCCGCGAAAGTGCGCGATGAGCTGAACGTCACGTTCAAGGTGATCAACCTCGGCGGCGGATTCGGCATCCGTTACGTCGAAGGCGATACGCCACTGCCGGTATCCGATTATGTCGGCGCGATCGTCAGCTCGGTAAAAACGGAATTCGGACGCTTCGGCTACCCGGTGCCGGAAATATGGATCGAGCCGGGCCGCAGCATCGTCGGCGATGCCGGCACGACGCTGTACACGGTAGGCACGTTCAAAGATATTCCGGGAGTGCGCAAGTACGTATCCGTAGACGGAGGAATGACGGACAATCCGCGTCCGGCGCTGTACCAGGCGCAATACGAAGGGATGCTGGCCAACCGCGCGGGCGATGCGAACGAAGAGGTTGTATCGATCGCCGGCAAATGCTGCGAGAGCGGCGACATGCTGATCTGGGACATCGAGCTGCCGCGCGTCAGCTCCGGTGACATTCTCGCGGTTGCCTGCACGGGTGCTTATAACTATGCGATGGCAAGCAACTATAACCGCATTCGCCGTCCTGCCGTCGTTTTCGTAAAAGACGGGCAGGCGGACGTCGTCGTCAAACGTGAGTCTTACGACGACATCGTCGGCAACGACGTCATTCCTGACCGGATGAAGCAGGTCGTGAAGTCGGTGCAACAAGCTTGA
- a CDS encoding SulP family inorganic anion transporter, with product MYQKLKNAWFSNIRRDVLSGMTVALALIPEAIAFSILAGVDPMVGLYASFCIAVTISIVGGRPGMISAATGAMASLMGPIIAKYGIEYLFAATILTGIIQYVMGLLRFGKFITFIPQSVVTGFVNALAIIIFMAQLPNFQGANWQMYAMVAGTLAIVYLLPLLTRAVPSALVAIIVMTVISVTLDLDLRTVGDMGEIRQALPFFHVPDITLSFQVIWSILPFSLALAVVGITESLMTATIVDEMTETKSDKNKEVKGQGIANIVCGFFGGMAGCAMIGQTVINVKSGGRTRLSTFVAGVFLLFLIMVLGNVVKQIPMAALVGVMFMVSIGTFDWGSLRNLTKIPRSDALVMVVTVAIVVATSDLAIGVVSGVVLSALIFGWRSAKIKAQASLENNGAKVYRITGQLFFGTMLHFVDLFDYKNDPDSVIIDFGASHVWDHSAVTAIAKVVAKYEQLGKKASIAGLNEESRKLVDRIGLAATSGH from the coding sequence CTGTATCAAAAACTGAAAAACGCCTGGTTCTCCAACATCCGAAGGGACGTGCTTTCCGGCATGACCGTAGCTTTGGCGCTAATTCCGGAAGCGATTGCCTTCTCCATTTTGGCGGGGGTGGACCCGATGGTCGGCTTGTACGCATCGTTTTGCATCGCCGTGACGATATCTATCGTAGGGGGCAGGCCGGGGATGATTTCGGCGGCTACCGGGGCGATGGCATCGCTGATGGGACCGATTATCGCCAAATACGGCATCGAATATTTGTTCGCAGCGACGATTTTGACCGGCATCATACAATATGTAATGGGTTTGCTTCGGTTCGGCAAGTTTATAACGTTCATTCCGCAATCCGTAGTCACCGGTTTTGTCAATGCGCTGGCGATCATTATTTTTATGGCCCAGCTTCCGAACTTCCAAGGAGCAAACTGGCAAATGTACGCCATGGTGGCGGGGACGCTGGCCATCGTGTACTTGCTGCCGCTGCTTACGAGGGCCGTGCCGTCGGCGCTTGTCGCGATTATCGTGATGACGGTTATTTCCGTCACACTTGACCTGGATTTGCGCACGGTCGGCGATATGGGCGAAATTAGGCAGGCTTTGCCGTTTTTCCATGTTCCGGACATAACGTTGTCCTTTCAGGTTATATGGAGCATCTTGCCGTTTTCGTTGGCGCTGGCGGTGGTCGGCATTACGGAGTCGCTGATGACCGCTACGATCGTTGACGAAATGACGGAAACCAAAAGCGATAAAAACAAGGAAGTCAAGGGCCAAGGCATCGCCAATATCGTATGCGGCTTTTTCGGCGGGATGGCCGGCTGTGCCATGATCGGACAAACGGTTATCAACGTAAAATCAGGAGGAAGAACGCGGTTATCCACCTTCGTCGCCGGCGTGTTTCTGCTGTTTTTGATCATGGTGCTGGGCAATGTTGTCAAACAAATTCCGATGGCCGCACTTGTTGGCGTCATGTTTATGGTGTCTATCGGTACGTTTGATTGGGGATCGCTTCGTAACCTGACCAAAATCCCGCGCAGCGACGCACTCGTTATGGTCGTTACGGTGGCGATTGTGGTGGCGACGTCGGATCTGGCGATCGGCGTTGTATCGGGCGTCGTACTAAGCGCGCTGATCTTCGGCTGGCGGTCGGCGAAAATCAAGGCTCAGGCATCGTTGGAAAACAACGGAGCAAAGGTGTACCGCATCACCGGGCAGCTTTTCTTCGGGACGATGCTGCATTTTGTCGATTTGTTTGATTATAAAAACGATCCGGATTCCGTCATCATCGATTTCGGCGCTTCGCACGTTTGGGATCATTCGGCGGTCACCGCCATAGCCAAGGTGGTCGCCAAATACGAGCAGCTGGGCAAAAAAGCGTCGATCGCCGGCTTAAACGAGGAGAGCCGGAAGCTGGTGGACCGGATCGGTCTGGCGGCAACGTCCGGTCATTAA
- a CDS encoding peptidylprolyl isomerase yields MAKKGKITLEKGGEVHIDFFPEEAPNTVANFEKLANEGFYNGLTFHRVIPGFVAQGGCPRGNGTGGPGYTINCEVDTNVSKHERGTLAMAHAGRNTGGSQFYICYQPQPHLDKQHTVFGKVTKGMEFIDAVKPGDKMSEVKVWEE; encoded by the coding sequence ATGGCCAAAAAAGGTAAAATTACCCTTGAAAAGGGCGGAGAAGTGCATATCGATTTCTTTCCGGAGGAGGCGCCGAACACGGTAGCCAACTTTGAAAAGCTGGCGAACGAAGGTTTCTATAACGGCCTGACCTTCCACCGCGTCATCCCGGGGTTTGTCGCTCAAGGCGGCTGCCCGAGAGGCAACGGAACGGGAGGACCGGGCTACACGATCAACTGCGAAGTCGACACAAACGTCAGCAAGCACGAGCGCGGTACGCTTGCTATGGCTCATGCCGGACGCAATACGGGAGGCAGCCAATTTTACATCTGCTATCAGCCGCAGCCGCATTTGGACAAGCAGCATACCGTATTCGGCAAAGTGACCAAAGGGATGGAATTTATCGATGCCGTGAAGCCGGGCGACAAAATGTCCGAAGTGAAAGTTTGGGAAGAATAA
- the ribD gene encoding bifunctional diaminohydroxyphosphoribosylaminopyrimidine deaminase/5-amino-6-(5-phosphoribosylamino)uracil reductase RibD produces MELLNDEYYMRLALQLAAGPAGQTGINPNVGCVVVKDGRIVGMGAHLQRGTAHAEVHALNMAGDQAEGATAYVTLEPCSHHGRTPPCCDRLIREKVKRVVVACKDPNPLVAGEGIAKLRSHGIEVEVGLLEQEAVKLNEMFNKYIVSKLPFVTLKTASTLDGKIAAKTGDSKWITGEAARAYVHTLRHRHQAIMVGIGTVLHDDPQLTTRLTVPGLHPVRIVVDSLLRIPPEAKLVTDRTSETIVLATEQAPGDKARRLQELGVTVLISGSGPQVDLPQAMKRLGEREIGSILLEGGGTLNGAMLTQQLVDKLVLFFAPKLIGGYDAPGTFRFAGFERMSEALELDRVTVEQFGKDLCISGYPRYEREV; encoded by the coding sequence TTGGAGCTGTTAAACGATGAATACTATATGAGACTGGCGCTTCAGCTCGCGGCCGGACCCGCGGGGCAGACGGGCATCAACCCGAATGTCGGCTGCGTCGTCGTCAAAGACGGGCGGATCGTCGGCATGGGTGCCCATCTGCAGCGGGGTACCGCCCATGCGGAAGTGCATGCGCTGAATATGGCGGGCGACCAGGCGGAAGGCGCCACCGCCTATGTGACGCTTGAGCCGTGCAGCCATCACGGCCGGACGCCGCCGTGCTGCGACCGGCTCATCCGCGAGAAGGTGAAGCGGGTCGTCGTCGCTTGCAAAGACCCGAATCCGCTCGTTGCCGGAGAAGGCATCGCGAAGCTGCGCAGCCACGGCATCGAGGTCGAGGTCGGGCTGCTGGAGCAGGAAGCAGTGAAGCTGAACGAAATGTTTAACAAGTACATCGTCAGCAAGCTGCCGTTCGTCACGCTGAAGACGGCTAGCACGCTCGACGGCAAAATCGCCGCGAAAACAGGCGACAGCAAGTGGATCACCGGCGAAGCGGCCCGCGCCTATGTCCACACGCTGCGCCACCGTCACCAGGCGATCATGGTCGGCATCGGCACGGTGCTGCACGACGATCCGCAGCTGACGACGCGGCTGACGGTGCCGGGGCTGCATCCGGTGCGCATCGTCGTCGATTCGCTGCTGCGCATCCCTCCGGAGGCGAAGCTGGTCACGGACCGCACGTCGGAAACGATCGTGCTGGCGACTGAGCAAGCGCCGGGCGACAAAGCGCGGCGGCTGCAGGAGCTCGGCGTCACGGTGCTGATCAGCGGAAGCGGGCCGCAGGTCGATCTGCCTCAGGCGATGAAGCGGCTTGGCGAGCGCGAAATCGGCTCGATTTTGCTCGAAGGCGGCGGGACGCTGAACGGCGCGATGCTGACTCAGCAGCTGGTCGACAAGCTGGTGCTGTTTTTCGCTCCGAAGCTGATCGGCGGGTATGACGCGCCCGGAACTTTCCGATTCGCAGGCTTCGAACGGATGAGCGAGGCGCTCGAGCTGGATCGCGTCACGGTCGAGCAGTTCGGCAAAGATTTATGCATCAGCGGTTATCCCCGCTACGAAAGAGAGGTGTAA
- the ribE gene encoding riboflavin synthase, with protein MFTGIIEEIGAMRRISRQGQAMVLSIGAKRILEDVHLGDSIAVNGVCLTVIAFDSDSITVDVMPETFRRTNLRKLAVGEPVNLERAMSAQGRFGGHIVQGHVDTTGTIRSRIPEENAVVYTVEPADPAALKYVIPHGSITIDGISLTVVQVTDSSLTVSIIPHTLAQTVLKWKQPGDEVNLECDVLGKYIEKLLLSRQPGESAAPTGRLTASFLAEHGFM; from the coding sequence ATGTTTACCGGCATTATAGAAGAAATCGGCGCCATGCGGCGCATTTCCCGGCAAGGGCAAGCGATGGTGCTGTCGATCGGGGCGAAACGGATCCTCGAGGACGTTCATCTTGGCGACAGCATTGCGGTTAACGGCGTCTGTCTGACCGTCATCGCATTTGACAGCGATTCGATTACCGTCGACGTCATGCCGGAAACGTTCCGGCGCACGAACCTGCGCAAGCTCGCCGTCGGCGAACCGGTCAACCTGGAGCGGGCGATGTCCGCTCAAGGACGATTCGGAGGCCATATCGTGCAGGGGCATGTGGATACGACAGGGACGATTCGCTCGCGCATCCCTGAGGAAAACGCGGTGGTCTATACGGTGGAGCCCGCCGACCCGGCGGCGCTCAAATACGTCATCCCGCACGGGTCGATCACGATAGACGGGATCAGCCTCACCGTTGTGCAGGTGACGGACTCTTCCCTGACCGTGTCCATCATTCCGCATACGCTCGCGCAAACGGTGCTGAAGTGGAAGCAGCCTGGCGACGAAGTCAATTTGGAGTGCGACGTTCTGGGCAAATATATAGAAAAGCTGCTGCTCAGCAGGCAGCCCGGCGAGAGCGCCGCTCCGACCGGCAGGCTGACCGCTTCGTTTTTGGCGGAGCACGGGTTTATGTAA
- a CDS encoding bifunctional 3,4-dihydroxy-2-butanone-4-phosphate synthase/GTP cyclohydrolase II, which translates to MGEIKFHSIEEAIYDLMLGKVIIAVDDEDRENEGDFIALADKATPEVINFMIKEGRGLVCVPITEERAQELDLPLMVAKNTDYHGTAFTVSVDHVETSTGISAFERARTVKALIDPQARPQHFRRPGHIFPLIAKNGGVLRRAGHTEAAIDLARMCGSYPAAVICEVIKEDGEMARVPELMEISREHDLKIITIRDLIHYRNQKEKLVNREVEVKLPTDFGSFHAIAYSNMVDSKEHVALVKGKIDPDRPTLVRVHSECLTGDVFHSHRCDCGPQLAAALKQIDEAGSGVLLYMRQEGRGIGLINKLKAYKLQEQGLDTVDANIKLGFAPDLRDYGIGAQILKDLGIRKIRLMTNNPRKIRGLEGYGLEVVERVPIQMEENEDNSKYLHTKQEKLGHMLKFEI; encoded by the coding sequence ATGGGAGAAATCAAGTTTCATTCGATTGAAGAAGCGATTTACGATTTGATGCTCGGCAAAGTGATCATCGCCGTAGACGACGAAGACCGCGAAAACGAAGGCGACTTCATTGCGTTGGCCGACAAGGCGACGCCCGAAGTGATCAACTTTATGATCAAGGAGGGCCGCGGGCTCGTCTGCGTTCCGATTACCGAGGAACGGGCGCAGGAGCTTGATTTGCCGCTGATGGTCGCGAAAAACACCGACTACCACGGCACGGCGTTCACCGTTTCGGTGGACCATGTGGAGACGAGCACGGGCATCTCCGCATTCGAGCGGGCGCGCACCGTCAAGGCGCTGATCGATCCGCAGGCGAGACCGCAGCATTTTCGCCGTCCGGGGCACATTTTTCCGCTGATTGCGAAAAACGGCGGCGTGCTGCGCCGCGCCGGACATACGGAAGCCGCGATCGATCTCGCCCGCATGTGCGGATCGTATCCGGCTGCGGTCATCTGCGAGGTGATCAAGGAGGACGGGGAGATGGCCAGGGTGCCGGAGCTCATGGAAATCAGCCGCGAACACGATCTGAAAATCATTACGATCCGCGACTTGATCCACTACCGCAACCAAAAGGAGAAGCTCGTGAATCGCGAGGTGGAGGTGAAGCTGCCAACAGACTTCGGATCGTTCCATGCGATCGCCTATTCGAATATGGTCGACAGCAAGGAGCACGTGGCGCTCGTCAAGGGCAAAATCGACCCGGATCGTCCGACCCTCGTTAGGGTACATTCCGAATGTCTCACCGGCGACGTCTTCCATTCGCACCGCTGCGATTGCGGTCCCCAGCTTGCCGCTGCATTAAAACAGATTGATGAAGCGGGGTCCGGTGTGTTACTCTACATGAGGCAGGAAGGCCGCGGCATCGGTTTGATCAACAAATTGAAAGCTTATAAGCTGCAAGAGCAGGGATTGGACACGGTCGACGCGAATATTAAATTGGGGTTCGCTCCGGATTTGCGCGATTACGGCATCGGCGCGCAAATTTTGAAAGATCTGGGCATCCGGAAAATCCGGCTGATGACGAACAATCCGCGCAAAATCCGAGGCCTCGAAGGCTACGGACTGGAAGTGGTGGAGCGCGTGCCGATCCAGATGGAAGAGAACGAAGACAACAGCAAATATTTGCATACGAAACAAGAGAAGCTCGGACATATGCTCAAATTTGAGATTTAA
- the ribE gene encoding 6,7-dimethyl-8-ribityllumazine synthase: protein MVKYYEGHLVSNNLKYGIVVGRFNEFITGKLLSGALDALKRHGANEDDIEVAWVPGAFEIPLIAQKMAESKKYDAVITLGAVIRGSTPHFDYVCNEAAKGVAAIGLKTGVPTVFGVLTTDSIEQAVERAGTKAGNKGWEAAVTAIEMANLTKQLP from the coding sequence ATGGTAAAATATTACGAAGGACACTTGGTCTCGAATAATTTGAAATACGGAATCGTCGTCGGCCGCTTCAACGAGTTCATTACCGGCAAGCTGCTGAGCGGTGCGCTCGATGCGCTCAAGCGGCACGGCGCAAATGAAGACGATATCGAGGTGGCGTGGGTGCCCGGCGCCTTTGAAATTCCGCTGATCGCGCAAAAAATGGCGGAAAGCAAGAAATACGACGCCGTCATTACGCTCGGCGCCGTCATCCGCGGATCTACGCCGCATTTTGACTACGTCTGCAACGAGGCTGCCAAAGGCGTCGCCGCAATCGGCCTGAAAACCGGCGTGCCGACCGTATTCGGCGTGCTGACGACCGATTCGATCGAGCAAGCGGTGGAGCGGGCCGGCACGAAGGCCGGCAACAAAGGCTGGGAAGCGGCCGTAACCGCGATCGAGATGGCCAATCTGACCAAGCAGCTGCCATGA
- a CDS encoding site-2 protease family protein, which yields MIAALAYYFHTDTLLFRVIAFLIAATVHDAVHSAAALAVGDRTAREQGRLSLNPLAHIDALGLAMLLFGPYGWTKPLPVAAQRRRERLLVYAAGPAASLLLGMFFWWLYFSLPAVAGADMPNSAWIAALRGVLQYCIIVNLMYGVVHILPFYPLDGAGMLKTILPPAAQPFWQKYEKFGLIVTLILFISPVGQSLLERVYQYIAQWVMNIFAFPM from the coding sequence ATGATTGCCGCGTTAGCCTATTATTTTCACACGGACACTCTGCTGTTCCGTGTGATCGCTTTTCTCATCGCCGCCACCGTTCACGATGCCGTTCATAGCGCCGCGGCTTTGGCCGTCGGCGACAGGACGGCGCGCGAGCAGGGGCGGCTCAGCTTGAACCCGCTGGCGCATATCGATGCGCTCGGGCTTGCCATGCTGCTGTTCGGGCCTTACGGCTGGACGAAGCCGCTCCCCGTCGCTGCACAGCGCCGCCGCGAGCGGCTGCTCGTTTACGCCGCCGGGCCCGCTGCCAGCCTGCTGCTCGGCATGTTTTTCTGGTGGCTTTACTTTTCTTTGCCCGCGGTTGCAGGTGCCGACATGCCGAATTCGGCATGGATCGCGGCACTACGAGGCGTTTTGCAATACTGCATCATTGTCAATCTCATGTACGGCGTCGTGCATATACTTCCTTTTTATCCGTTGGACGGAGCAGGCATGCTGAAAACGATCCTGCCGCCTGCGGCGCAGCCTTTTTGGCAAAAATACGAAAAGTTCGGCTTGATCGTCACCCTGATTTTGTTTATAAGTCCCGTCGGCCAGTCTCTTCTGGAGCGGGTTTACCAATATATCGCGCAGTGGGTTATGAATATATTCGCTTTTCCGATGTAA
- a CDS encoding segregation and condensation protein A → MKVTYKLQVFEGPLDLLLHLIDKAEIDIYNIPIKEITDQYLEYLQSMQELELEVTSEFLVMAATLLSIKSKMLLPKPPVIENEFDDYYEDEEYDPRAELVQKLIEYRKYKSIADHLRDKELERSLIYTREPEDLTPYMPAEDPNPVRGLQVADLVRAFQKAMKRMATRNTVARIRKDEISVKDRMRQVVDYLLEQGGKVLFSKLLGEDTTRDDIVVTFLALLELMKMKKIECHQHKLFDDIVIQAKEGEELNGFSADEVGY, encoded by the coding sequence GTGAAAGTTACATACAAGCTTCAAGTTTTCGAGGGCCCCCTTGATCTGCTGTTGCATTTGATCGACAAAGCGGAAATTGATATTTATAACATTCCGATCAAAGAGATTACCGACCAATACTTGGAGTACTTGCAGTCGATGCAGGAGCTGGAGCTTGAGGTGACGAGCGAGTTTCTCGTCATGGCCGCCACGCTGCTGTCGATCAAAAGCAAGATGCTTCTGCCCAAGCCTCCCGTGATTGAAAACGAATTTGACGATTATTACGAAGACGAGGAATACGACCCACGGGCCGAGCTCGTTCAGAAATTGATCGAATACCGCAAATACAAGTCGATCGCCGATCATTTGCGCGATAAGGAGCTGGAGCGCAGCCTGATTTATACCCGGGAGCCGGAGGACCTCACGCCTTATATGCCGGCGGAGGACCCGAATCCGGTACGCGGCCTTCAGGTAGCCGACCTCGTGCGTGCCTTCCAGAAGGCGATGAAGCGAATGGCGACGCGCAATACGGTGGCGCGGATCCGCAAGGATGAAATCTCCGTCAAAGACCGGATGCGGCAGGTTGTCGACTATTTGCTGGAGCAAGGCGGTAAAGTTCTTTTCTCCAAGCTGCTCGGAGAAGATACGACCCGCGATGACATCGTCGTAACCTTTTTGGCGCTTCTGGAATTGATGAAAATGAAAAAAATCGAATGCCATCAGCATAAGCTGTTTGACGATATCGTGATTCAGGCAAAAGAAGGGGAAGAGCTTAATGGATTTTCAGCAGATGAAGTCGGCTATTGA
- the scpB gene encoding SMC-Scp complex subunit ScpB, whose amino-acid sequence MDFQQMKSAIEGLLFVAGDEGLEAKQLADVLEVGADFVKDLIRDMQAEFKRAGRGIQIVELAGAYQLATIPEHAPYFERLAYSPTRSALSQAALETLAIIAYKQPITRVEIEEIRGVKSDRALQTLVAKDLIQEVDRADAPGRPILYGTTKAFLDYFALGDIAELPDTSLFENDHNLEEETRLLFEKLDAKQITIEDVAAES is encoded by the coding sequence ATGGATTTTCAGCAGATGAAGTCGGCTATTGAAGGCCTGCTGTTCGTTGCCGGAGACGAAGGCCTCGAGGCCAAACAATTGGCGGACGTGCTGGAAGTGGGGGCGGATTTTGTCAAAGATCTTATAAGGGACATGCAGGCGGAGTTTAAGCGGGCCGGCCGCGGCATTCAAATCGTCGAGCTCGCGGGCGCGTACCAGCTTGCTACCATTCCCGAGCACGCTCCCTATTTCGAGCGCCTCGCTTATTCGCCGACGCGTTCGGCTTTGTCCCAGGCGGCGTTGGAAACGCTGGCGATCATCGCATACAAGCAGCCGATTACGCGTGTGGAGATCGAAGAAATACGGGGCGTTAAATCGGACAGGGCGCTGCAAACGCTCGTGGCCAAAGATTTGATTCAAGAGGTGGACCGGGCCGATGCTCCGGGCCGACCGATTTTATATGGCACGACCAAGGCGTTTCTCGATTATTTTGCTCTTGGCGATATCGCCGAACTGCCGGATACTTCACTGTTCGAAAACGATCATAATCTGGAAGAAGAAACACGGCTGCTGTTCGAAAAGCTCGACGCGAAACAAATAACGATCGAAGACGTCGCGGCGGAATCGTAA
- a CDS encoding DUF2953 domain-containing protein has translation MWIWIASVVVLLAVLVMLSHITVQITSSRVNNNDQFEVKITALFGLLKLRFEIPMVKFKGFAQGVMLQMEQGGTGFAGKGEEHVTAEKIKQAFRNLKELVRYTFQLNEWLKGVLAHVKCTKLRWETRLGVGDAADTAVTTGVVWGLKSSLLGFVFQYLQLRTKPQIAVIPQFNETHFSTNALWVAKIRMWHAACAGVMLLYRIMKVKGGPQKWQHILFKA, from the coding sequence GTGTGGATTTGGATCGCATCCGTCGTTGTTTTGCTGGCAGTATTGGTGATGCTCAGTCATATAACCGTTCAAATCACTTCTTCCAGAGTGAACAATAACGATCAGTTCGAAGTGAAAATCACCGCTTTGTTCGGGCTTCTTAAGCTTCGCTTTGAAATTCCGATGGTTAAATTCAAAGGCTTTGCGCAGGGGGTCATGCTCCAAATGGAACAAGGCGGGACAGGGTTCGCCGGCAAAGGGGAAGAGCACGTTACGGCGGAGAAGATCAAACAGGCGTTTCGGAATCTCAAGGAGCTTGTCCGCTATACATTTCAGCTTAACGAGTGGCTTAAAGGCGTGCTTGCCCATGTCAAATGTACCAAGCTTAGATGGGAAACGCGGCTCGGAGTGGGCGATGCGGCCGATACCGCGGTCACGACCGGCGTCGTTTGGGGACTGAAATCGTCGCTGCTCGGTTTTGTGTTTCAATATTTGCAGCTTCGCACGAAGCCGCAAATCGCCGTCATTCCCCAGTTTAACGAAACCCATTTTTCCACCAATGCCTTGTGGGTGGCCAAAATTCGCATGTGGCATGCGGCTTGCGCCGGTGTTATGCTCCTGTATCGCATTATGAAAGTAAAGGGCGGACCGCAAAAATGGCAGCACATTTTGTTTAAAGCCTAG
- the ytfJ gene encoding GerW family sporulation protein, with product MAEHPIQGLMKTAMENIKEMVDVNTIVGDPVETPDGSVILPISKVGFGFAAGGSEFVTDEPQTGQNNGKNDAHNAVVSLPFGGGSGGGVSITPIAFLVVGQQGVKVVPLDNQTHILERLIDSAPAVVDKIQSMIKGNKAGATNVSESSSSGAQITNIENQNFIV from the coding sequence ATGGCTGAACATCCGATACAAGGTCTGATGAAGACCGCGATGGAAAATATCAAGGAAATGGTCGACGTCAATACGATTGTCGGCGATCCTGTGGAAACGCCGGACGGCAGCGTTATTTTGCCGATCTCCAAGGTGGGGTTCGGCTTTGCGGCGGGCGGCAGCGAGTTTGTGACCGACGAACCGCAAACAGGGCAAAACAACGGTAAAAACGATGCCCATAATGCGGTCGTATCTCTTCCTTTCGGCGGCGGCAGCGGCGGCGGGGTATCGATTACGCCAATCGCTTTTCTGGTCGTCGGCCAGCAGGGCGTGAAAGTAGTGCCGCTTGACAATCAAACGCACATTCTTGAGCGCCTGATTGATTCGGCACCTGCCGTTGTCGACAAAATTCAGAGCATGATCAAAGGCAACAAGGCCGGCGCAACGAATGTTTCGGAATCTTCCTCGAGCGGCGCTCAAATCACGAATATCGAAAATCAAAACTTTATCGTTTAA